A genomic stretch from Theobroma cacao cultivar B97-61/B2 chromosome 4, Criollo_cocoa_genome_V2, whole genome shotgun sequence includes:
- the LOC108661544 gene encoding uncharacterized protein LOC108661544, translating to MEVFKKLHINIPFVEVLEPMPSYVKFLKDILSKKRRLGELEIIAFIEECSVIIQNKLPPKLKDPGSFTIPCTIGALFFSKALSDLGVSINLMLFFIYNKLGLGEIKPIIVTLQLAYKTLTYSRAIMENVLVKVDKFKFPVDFIALDMEKDRKIPIIFGRPFLRTTKAHINVEKRELTLRVQDQMVTFNIFQPLKFTIDHDKCFAFTVVDKDTNEMFMESHSTYPLEASLLAKFETNNQDVIERVNALNALSCVLGTEFELLDLSISSFSPMKTSN from the coding sequence atggaGGTGTTTAAAAAGCTTCACATCAACATTCCATTTGTAGAGGTGTTGGAGCCAATGCCTTCATATGTCAAATTTCTAAAAGACATTTTATCTAAGAAGAGGAGGTTGGGTGAACTTGAGATAATAGCATTCATTGAGGAGTGTAGTGTAATCATTCAAAATAAACTCCCTCCCAAGCTTAAGGACCCAGGCAGTTTTACTATTCCATGTACAATTGgtgctttatttttttccaaggCTTTGAGTGATTTGGGAGTGAGTATTAATTTAATGCTCTTCTTTATTTACAACAAGTTGGGTTTAGGGGAGATTAAGCCCATTATTGTGACTCTACAATTGGCATATAAAACTCTCACATATTCAAGGGCCATAATGGAAAATGTGCTTGTGAAGGTGGATAAATTCAAATTCCCAGTAGATTTCATAGCACTTGACATGGAGAAAGATAGAAAGATTCCTATTATCTTTGGGAGACCTTTCTTACGCACTACTAAAGCACACATTAATGTCGAAAAAAGAGAACTTACTTTGAGAGTACAAGATCAAATGGtaacattcaatatttttcAACCTTTAAAGTTTACTATTGATCATGATAAGTGTTTTGCATTCACTGTGGTGGATAAGGACACAAATGAAATGTTCATGGAAAGTCATTCTACTTACCCACTTGAAGCATCATTGCTTGCAAAATTTGAGACAAATAATCAAGATGTCATAGAACGTGTTAATGCATTGAATGCCCTATCTTGTGTGTTGGGAACTGAATTTGAGTTGTTAGATTTGTCTATCTCTTCA